A window of Mustela nigripes isolate SB6536 chromosome 9, MUSNIG.SB6536, whole genome shotgun sequence contains these coding sequences:
- the LOC132025064 gene encoding olfactory receptor 13D1, giving the protein MGNYSEVTEFFLVGLSKYPELQLFLFVLCLIMYAIILLGNSLLIVISILDSRLHTPMYFFLGNLSFLDICYTSSSIPPMLIIFRSKTKSISFIGCALQMVASLGLGSTECVLLAVMAYDRYVAICNPLRYPIIMNRVLYVHMAAWSWIIGCMNSLVQTALTMVLPFCGNNIIDHLTCEILALLKLICSDISMNVLIMTVASIILLVIPLLLIFISYIFILSSILRINSTEGRKKAFSTCSAHLTVVILFYGSALFMYMKPKSKDTKASDEIIGLSYGVVTPMLNPIIYSLRNKEVEEAVKKVLSRYLHLWKI; this is encoded by the coding sequence ATGGGGAATTACTCAGAGGTCACTGAATTCTTTCTGGTGGGACTTTCCAAATACCCAGAGCTCCAGCTTTTTCTGTTCGTTCTCTGCCTCATCATGTATGCGATAATCCTCCTGGGAAACAGTCTCCTCATTGTTATCAGCATACTGGATTCTCgcctccacacccccatgtacttcttccttggGAACCTCTCATTCCTGGACATCTGTTATACATCATCATCCATTCCTCCAATGCTCATCATATTTAGGTCCAAGACAAAATCCATCTCCTTCATTGGCTGCGCTCTGCAGATGGTTGCCTCCCTTGGGTTGGGCTCCACTGAGTGTGTCCTCTTGgctgtgatggcctatgaccggtatgtggccatctgcaacccACTGAGGTACCCCATCATCATGAACAGAGTGCTTTATGTGCACATGGCTGCTTGGTCATGGATCATAGGCTGTATGAATTCCTTAGTGCAAACAGCCCTGACAATGGTGTTGCCTTTCTGTGGAAATAACATTATTGATCATCTTACCTGTGAGATCCTAGCCCTTCTTAAACTCATATGTTCAGATATTTCCATGAATGTGCTTATCATGACAGTGGCAAGTATTATTTTACTGGTGATTCCTCTgctgttaattttcatttcctatatttttatcctcTCTTCCATCCTTAGAATTAATTCTActgaggggagaaagaaagcttTTTCTACCTGTTCAGCCCACCTGACTGTGGTTATCTTATTCTATGGTTCAGCTCTTTTTATGTACATGAAGCCCAAGTCAAAGGACACAAAAGCATCTGATGAAATCATTGGACTGTCTTATGGAGTGGTAACCCCAATGTTGAACCCCATCATCTACAGCTTGAGGAATAAGGAGGTGGAAGAGGCTGTGAAGAAAGTCCTGAGCAGATACTTGCAtctatggaaaatataa